Proteins found in one Gammaproteobacteria bacterium genomic segment:
- a CDS encoding ABC transporter ATP-binding protein: MDKTSIQVSKLSFRWPNSTNDLINISELSIQQGEKIFIHGASGSGKSTLLNLLTGALSPNNGKISILNQQVDRIKKSHYDAFRADHFGIIFQQFNLIPYLTVFENVMLPLSFSKYRLSKIRESKLNINDQIFSLLNALGLEHQSITNRNVTELSTGQQQRVAAARALIGSPEIIIADEPTSALDADAKHNFIELLFNQTNKASSTLIFVSHDHTLGDMFDRTLSMKSFI; the protein is encoded by the coding sequence ATGGATAAGACCAGCATTCAAGTTTCTAAACTATCATTTCGCTGGCCTAATTCAACGAATGATTTAATTAATATATCTGAATTATCCATACAGCAAGGTGAAAAAATATTTATCCATGGTGCGAGTGGCAGCGGCAAATCTACATTATTAAATTTACTCACTGGTGCGCTATCACCTAACAATGGAAAAATATCGATATTAAATCAACAAGTAGACCGCATAAAAAAATCACACTACGACGCGTTCCGCGCTGACCATTTTGGAATAATATTCCAACAATTCAATCTAATCCCCTATTTAACAGTGTTTGAAAATGTAATGCTTCCTTTATCATTTTCTAAATATCGTCTTTCTAAAATACGTGAAAGCAAGTTAAATATTAATGACCAAATATTCTCGTTATTAAATGCTTTAGGCTTAGAGCACCAATCTATAACTAATCGTAACGTTACAGAACTTAGCACCGGACAACAACAACGTGTCGCTGCAGCTCGCGCACTTATAGGCTCTCCTGAGATAATTATTGCTGATGAACCTACCTCAGCATTAGATGCAGACGCAAAACACAATTTTATTGAATTACTTTTTAATCAGACAAATAAAGCTAGTAGTACATTAATTTTTGTCAGCCACGACCATACGCTGGGTGACATGTTTGATAGAACATTATCCATGAAAAGTTTTATCTAA
- a CDS encoding FtsX-like permease family protein, translated as MNRVILNLAVKSLRFRKFSVGLTIFSLAISIMLFLSVDTIRVQTKDNFVNTVSDIDLIVGSRSGSVQLLLYSIFHIGNATNNVSWDSYQKITKHPRIEWSIPISLGDSHKGFRVIGSNQNFIEHYRYKKNQNLSFSSGKEFSDLYDAVIGSNVANKLSYTLNDSIILAHGMGNVSLTKHSDSPFNISGILNATGSPIDDSIIIDLKALEAIHIGWESGIAPKTSSSSIDLKANHDELVPQSITAFLLKLKSKHDVFKMQRAINDFNKEPLLAILPGVALLELWKVIGTIEKTLLIISGVVIFTSLFSMLAIILTNLNARRRELAVLRSAGASPLQIFLLMIIETELLIIISVFIAMIMLYVGIGLLGPILQGSLGISLALTAPSSFQLLFLACILLAGFFIALIPAINAYRNTLQDGLTIRS; from the coding sequence ATGAATCGAGTAATTTTAAATCTAGCTGTAAAAAGTCTTCGTTTCAGAAAGTTTTCTGTAGGGCTAACTATTTTCTCACTTGCTATTAGTATTATGCTATTTCTTAGTGTAGATACAATACGAGTACAAACCAAAGATAATTTTGTAAACACAGTCTCTGATATAGATTTAATTGTTGGCTCCCGAAGTGGCTCGGTACAGCTGCTTCTATATTCGATATTTCACATAGGTAACGCCACCAATAACGTCTCCTGGGATAGCTATCAAAAGATAACTAAACATCCGCGTATAGAATGGAGCATTCCCATATCTCTGGGAGATTCACATAAAGGTTTTCGAGTTATAGGCAGTAATCAAAATTTTATTGAGCATTATCGCTATAAAAAGAATCAAAATTTGTCATTTTCTTCAGGTAAGGAATTTTCTGATTTATACGACGCTGTGATCGGATCAAATGTAGCTAATAAACTTAGCTATACATTAAATGACAGTATAATTCTTGCGCATGGTATGGGTAACGTAAGTCTTACAAAACATAGTGATTCGCCATTTAATATTTCTGGAATTTTAAACGCTACCGGTTCACCAATTGATGACAGCATCATCATTGATTTGAAAGCACTTGAAGCAATACATATTGGCTGGGAATCTGGTATTGCCCCCAAAACAAGTTCCTCCTCTATTGATTTAAAAGCTAATCATGATGAATTAGTTCCGCAATCCATAACCGCTTTCTTGCTCAAATTAAAAAGCAAACATGATGTATTTAAAATGCAACGAGCGATCAATGATTTTAATAAAGAACCCTTACTTGCCATACTGCCCGGCGTTGCATTACTAGAACTATGGAAAGTCATAGGAACTATTGAAAAAACATTATTGATTATATCGGGCGTAGTTATTTTTACATCCCTTTTTAGCATGCTGGCCATTATACTTACCAATCTAAATGCACGTCGACGCGAATTAGCAGTTCTACGCTCTGCTGGTGCATCACCGTTACAGATATTTTTATTGATGATAATAGAAACAGAATTACTCATCATCATTAGTGTCTTTATTGCGATGATAATGCTATATGTTGGTATTGGCTTGCTAGGACCCATATTACAAGGTTCTTTAGGTATTTCACTTGCTCTTACAGCACCATCATCATTTCAACTATTATTTCTTGCCTGTATATTGCTCGCAGGTTTCTTTATTGCATTAATACCTGCTATTAATGCTTATAGAAACACCTTACAAGATGGTCTTACTATTCGATCATGA
- a CDS encoding DUF3299 domain-containing protein has product MKKTIYFLSITLFTTYCSFILANDVRILEWDEMMPDGYVESLLSYNENNFSASDSFSFDDSTEEAQNAYDKLRETLASAPIVPELNNQLVKIAGFIVPLDFDFDTETFKEFLLVPYFGACIHTPPPPSNQIVYVSSKTRLDQEWLDYAVWASGILSTKSKDSLQGYAAYSMDDVNLEEYKDEE; this is encoded by the coding sequence ATGAAAAAAACAATTTATTTTTTATCGATAACTTTATTTACCACTTACTGCTCTTTTATACTAGCCAATGATGTACGCATCTTGGAATGGGATGAAATGATGCCTGATGGCTATGTGGAATCACTACTTAGCTATAATGAAAACAATTTTAGTGCTTCAGATAGCTTTAGCTTTGATGACAGTACTGAAGAAGCTCAAAATGCTTATGATAAGCTAAGAGAAACACTTGCATCAGCCCCCATAGTCCCAGAACTAAATAATCAATTAGTCAAGATTGCAGGATTTATTGTCCCGCTTGATTTCGACTTTGATACTGAGACTTTTAAAGAATTCTTATTGGTTCCATATTTTGGTGCATGCATTCATACACCGCCCCCACCGTCAAATCAAATTGTATACGTCTCTTCAAAAACAAGACTTGATCAAGAATGGTTAGATTATGCCGTCTGGGCTAGCGGGATCCTTAGCACTAAAAGTAAAGACAGCTTACAAGGCTACGCGGCCTATTCTATGGATGATGTTAATTTAGAAGAGTATAAAGACGAAGAATAA
- a CDS encoding transcriptional repressor, translated as MREQHRHNTCIKNALERADQICIKQSLRLTPIRKKVLELIWQSHKPIKAYDLLAKLSSDSHIEKPPTVYRALDFLLENHFIHKIESSNAYIGCELEHQALDSKFFVCDKCKEVKEMREPKLDKTLLETSRKQGFTPNQTSIEIHGICARCAK; from the coding sequence TTGAGAGAACAACACCGCCATAACACATGCATTAAGAACGCATTAGAACGAGCTGACCAAATTTGTATAAAGCAGTCGTTACGACTTACCCCGATTCGGAAGAAGGTACTCGAACTTATTTGGCAAAGCCATAAACCTATTAAAGCTTACGATCTTCTTGCTAAACTGAGCTCTGATAGTCACATAGAGAAACCCCCTACTGTATATAGAGCATTAGATTTCTTACTTGAGAATCATTTCATTCATAAAATTGAAAGCAGCAATGCTTATATCGGCTGTGAATTAGAACACCAAGCTCTTGATAGTAAATTTTTTGTTTGTGATAAATGTAAAGAAGTTAAAGAAATGCGTGAACCAAAACTAGATAAAACTTTGCTAGAGACAAGTCGTAAACAAGGCTTTACTCCTAATCAAACATCCATAGAAATTCATGGGATCTGTGCTAGGTGCGCAAAATAA
- a CDS encoding DUF2796 domain-containing protein, with protein sequence MQLDTYLIFNRPEKNTLLAQLRFLQKFVVLVTLTFSSLVSIASDHHDHHDHHDHHDHDIEFTEHQAHEHGKAIATLSYSNNQINFHITLPAMNTFGFEHAPKDSDQQAIVDDVTEKLSKPNNIILFQPKCTSTSYELSNHHDYLSGSNSEKHYDIELEYIFHCSSSDTISINFSLFETLPSLEQIEVQYISDYDQQLIILSPHHRNMTIH encoded by the coding sequence ATGCAGCTGGACACATACTTAATCTTCAATCGACCAGAAAAAAACACACTGCTTGCACAACTTAGGTTCCTGCAAAAATTTGTTGTGCTCGTGACACTGACATTTTCCTCTTTAGTGTCAATAGCTTCAGATCACCATGATCACCATGATCACCATGATCACCATGATCATGATATTGAGTTCACTGAGCACCAGGCACATGAACATGGCAAAGCAATAGCAACACTCTCTTACAGCAATAATCAAATCAACTTTCATATTACTTTACCAGCAATGAATACATTTGGATTTGAACATGCCCCTAAAGACAGTGATCAACAAGCAATAGTTGATGATGTAACTGAAAAATTATCGAAACCCAACAACATCATTCTATTTCAGCCTAAGTGCACTAGCACTTCATATGAGCTAAGTAATCACCATGACTATTTATCAGGATCAAACTCAGAAAAACATTACGATATTGAATTAGAATATATATTTCACTGCTCTTCCAGTGACACAATATCTATTAACTTTTCCTTATTTGAAACTCTCCCAAGCCTTGAACAAATCGAAGTTCAATATATATCAGATTATGATCAGCAACTTATCATTTTAAGCCCTCACCACCGTAATATGACAATCCATTAA
- a CDS encoding GGDEF domain-containing protein, protein MEDTSQILKILSDDTIVTRPSDGLLKKQSSSNISVSVTAISGPRTGLSFQLEPDTDITLGRSPEAGLQVVDTGISRTHIRMRFDGVSVFVEDLKSANGTYINGNKLTDKIEIKNGDQVSIGVSTVLKFSLNNQLDAEYKDYIEDQLSKDILTKAYNRKAFAHFLNSAYISAKRDFSSLCLFMIDVDNFKTINDTYGHQIGDKILKHIADKLIQTVRSADIVCRYGGDEFAIVCPNISSLKGLQLAEQVRNNVEEMNFSVGDKKINTTLSIGVSNYPDNEIKCVSQFIAYADKAMYKAKRKGRNQIGLLSGV, encoded by the coding sequence GTGGAAGACACTAGCCAAATATTAAAAATATTGTCAGACGATACAATTGTTACGCGTCCTTCGGATGGTCTGTTAAAGAAGCAATCCAGCTCTAATATTAGCGTTTCTGTAACAGCAATATCCGGGCCCAGAACAGGTTTATCCTTTCAACTAGAGCCAGATACAGATATCACTTTAGGACGATCACCAGAAGCTGGGTTACAGGTTGTTGATACAGGCATCTCTCGTACACATATTCGCATGCGATTCGATGGCGTTTCTGTTTTTGTAGAGGACTTAAAAAGTGCAAATGGCACCTATATCAATGGTAATAAATTGACAGACAAAATTGAAATAAAAAATGGCGATCAAGTATCCATTGGTGTTTCTACTGTACTCAAATTTTCATTAAACAACCAACTTGACGCAGAATATAAAGACTACATTGAAGATCAGTTATCTAAAGATATTTTAACAAAAGCCTATAACCGAAAAGCATTCGCTCACTTTTTAAATAGCGCCTATATCTCAGCTAAAAGAGACTTTAGCTCGCTTTGTTTATTCATGATTGATGTCGACAATTTTAAAACTATCAATGATACATACGGCCATCAAATTGGTGATAAAATTTTGAAACATATTGCAGATAAACTAATACAAACGGTGCGCTCTGCAGATATTGTTTGTCGTTACGGTGGAGATGAATTTGCAATTGTCTGCCCAAATATTAGTTCTTTAAAAGGATTACAGCTAGCAGAACAGGTTCGAAACAATGTTGAAGAAATGAACTTCTCGGTTGGCGATAAGAAAATTAACACTACATTAAGCATTGGTGTATCCAATTACCCCGACAATGAAATTAAATGTGTTTCTCAATTCATTGCTTACGCTGATAAGGCTATGTACAAAGCAAAAAGAAAGGGCCGCAATCAAATAGGCCTTTTATCTGGCGTATGA
- a CDS encoding metalloregulator ArsR/SmtB family transcription factor has translation MTFKKDLFAEFAQVGKSLGNGNRLELLEFLAQGERSVDELSKASKLTVANTSQHLQGLRRSGLVKKRTEGQRSYYRLSDYSVVALLALMRNIAENNLAEIQILISSYLKTKDQLEPISRDELLKRVNSGEVTVIDVRPEVEYESGHLPRAINIPMVNIESELDKLPQDKEVVAYCRGPYCLLAFEAIELLRSQGFNARRLEDGFPEWKLRGLPVEQ, from the coding sequence ATGACATTTAAAAAAGACTTATTTGCAGAATTTGCTCAAGTGGGGAAGTCACTAGGTAATGGTAACCGATTGGAACTATTAGAGTTTTTAGCACAAGGTGAGCGTTCAGTAGATGAATTGTCTAAAGCATCCAAGCTAACTGTGGCGAATACATCTCAGCATCTACAGGGCCTTAGAAGATCTGGCTTGGTGAAAAAAAGAACAGAAGGTCAAAGGTCCTATTATCGTTTGAGTGACTACTCAGTTGTCGCATTGTTGGCATTAATGAGAAATATTGCCGAAAATAATTTAGCTGAAATACAAATTCTTATATCGAGTTATTTGAAAACAAAAGACCAGCTAGAACCTATTTCAAGAGACGAATTACTGAAACGAGTAAATTCTGGAGAAGTCACAGTGATAGATGTGAGACCCGAAGTAGAGTATGAGTCAGGGCACTTGCCACGAGCGATCAATATCCCAATGGTGAATATAGAAAGTGAACTAGATAAATTGCCACAGGATAAAGAAGTGGTTGCATATTGCCGCGGTCCGTACTGTTTATTAGCATTTGAGGCAATCGAATTATTACGTTCTCAAGGGTTTAATGCCCGTCGATTAGAAGACGGATTCCCTGAGTGGAAACTACGAGGTTTACCAGTAGAGCAATGA
- a CDS encoding MerC domain-containing protein produces MGSVLGAQNNMQEYFDRFAILLSGLCAIHCIALPIAASIIPLLTATVHHGNDIHEFWFHEFILMFILPISLIALVIGYRSHKKVLPLLVASLGLIILIFIALFAEQLLINNVIPHEGETLLTITGGIIHAAGHILNLQSTRKKHTACTT; encoded by the coding sequence ATGGGATCTGTGCTAGGTGCGCAAAATAACATGCAAGAATATTTTGACCGATTTGCCATTTTACTATCTGGTTTATGTGCAATACATTGTATAGCATTACCTATAGCCGCAAGCATAATTCCGCTTTTAACTGCCACTGTTCATCATGGTAACGACATACATGAATTTTGGTTTCATGAATTCATATTAATGTTTATTTTACCGATTAGCCTAATTGCATTAGTAATTGGCTATCGTTCACATAAAAAAGTACTCCCGCTCCTTGTTGCTTCTCTAGGTCTAATAATTTTGATTTTTATTGCTTTATTTGCCGAACAACTTCTAATTAATAATGTCATACCTCACGAAGGCGAAACACTTTTAACGATTACTGGCGGAATAATTCATGCAGCTGGACACATACTTAATCTTCAATCGACCAGAAAAAAACACACTGCTTGCACAACTTAG
- a CDS encoding iron-containing redox enzyme family protein, with protein MQGRNYLKNLKDELLEHPLFDDPLIENITSVSVFETDKAQKFANLYYPHILRTRLYQASTLGITPDENIQFVLSGILYDEYGLGNSTKSHMQLYRNFMQAIGLDIKPYSQYKIIPELQMYISAMEQLTRNGDWLSAVAAVGVASEWPIPKYYQLLLNGLRKIPGINDANLELFVGHIELDIEHSEMIEQSVLPYLNDPENQKRFDEGIKINMDARRVLHAGLNREIFES; from the coding sequence GTGCAAGGAAGAAACTACTTAAAAAACTTAAAAGATGAATTATTAGAACACCCTCTTTTTGATGATCCATTGATTGAAAATATAACCAGTGTTTCGGTGTTTGAAACCGATAAGGCACAAAAATTTGCAAATTTGTATTACCCGCATATTCTTCGCACAAGGCTGTATCAGGCTAGTACGCTAGGAATAACACCTGATGAAAATATACAGTTTGTATTATCAGGTATTTTATATGATGAGTATGGTCTGGGAAATTCTACGAAATCACATATGCAACTATATCGAAACTTTATGCAAGCAATAGGACTTGATATAAAACCATACTCACAATACAAGATTATTCCTGAGTTACAAATGTACATAAGCGCCATGGAGCAACTTACTCGTAATGGGGACTGGTTGTCTGCGGTGGCAGCAGTGGGTGTTGCCAGTGAATGGCCTATTCCAAAGTATTATCAACTATTGTTGAATGGCTTGAGAAAAATACCTGGAATAAATGATGCCAATCTCGAATTGTTTGTAGGGCATATCGAGCTTGATATTGAACACTCAGAAATGATCGAACAGTCCGTACTACCTTATCTAAATGACCCGGAAAATCAAAAGCGATTTGATGAGGGTATTAAGATCAACATGGACGCGCGGAGAGTTTTACATGCTGGACTAAATCGTGAAATATTTGAGAGTTAG
- a CDS encoding LuxR C-terminal-related transcriptional regulator, whose amino-acid sequence MKDQLPSIQSLRKEYIDSNIDCDTRMLNCAAHMIIVIDDPKQLVQVGLEFLARELSVCRADAGFATPTHQHYTPITEFISQSTNAPSIIGLLLPNQNDAMQEIWRTTPPTAINDVSSHEGLGDLKDLFLEAGCKSMLLQKLLWEDKPIGIACIDHTSKPHDWNEDEINFMHTFCSRFLGPLAGISNYWFNPKLHSMFSKPSESELIAIRLAAKGMTYKQIADHLNKSTRTIENQFRNARSRLNASNQIDLVKKCEYWL is encoded by the coding sequence ACTCCCATCCATACAATCACTAAGGAAAGAATACATCGATTCTAATATCGATTGTGATACCCGTATGCTTAACTGTGCGGCACATATGATTATTGTGATTGATGATCCCAAGCAATTAGTACAAGTTGGTTTAGAATTCTTAGCCAGAGAATTATCTGTCTGTCGTGCTGATGCTGGATTTGCTACACCCACCCATCAACACTACACACCAATAACGGAATTTATCAGTCAATCTACAAATGCCCCGTCCATAATCGGTTTACTTTTACCAAACCAGAATGATGCCATGCAGGAAATATGGCGAACGACACCGCCAACAGCCATTAACGATGTGTCATCTCATGAGGGGCTTGGAGATTTAAAAGACTTATTCTTAGAGGCAGGCTGTAAGTCAATGCTGTTACAAAAATTGCTATGGGAAGATAAACCAATCGGTATTGCATGCATAGATCATACTTCAAAACCCCATGATTGGAATGAAGATGAAATTAACTTTATGCATACATTCTGTTCTAGATTTCTAGGCCCACTCGCTGGTATTAGTAATTATTGGTTCAACCCTAAGTTACATAGCATGTTTTCAAAACCAAGCGAGTCTGAATTAATTGCCATCCGACTAGCAGCAAAAGGTATGACCTATAAACAGATCGCGGATCATTTAAATAAATCCACCCGCACAATTGAGAATCAATTCAGAAATGCAAGAAGCCGTTTGAATGCCAGCAATCAAATAGATTTAGTCAAAAAGTGTGAGTACTGGTTATAG